The genomic stretch TTAGTCTCTCAATAGTCTGAATGCTTGACAATAAAACTAACAGATCTTACAGAATCTTCAACAAGTATTTCAATTCTAAAGGGaactattttaaagttatgtaCTAATTGTGAACATGTTTAATCAATAATAATTGGCTTAAACTCGAAAACTTCTCGTTTGAACTAAATCAGACTTTTTTGGTTTGGATTGTGTAAAATACAACTATTATTTTTACTCACTTTATTTTCAAGAgagaaatacattaaataagCACAACTGAGTAATCAGACATAAAAGCAAAACCTTTAGAAGTATTGACATGATAATCTAACATGAGACAATTCTGCAAGGACTGATGGAGAAACAAATCAATGGAGAGACTGAGCTGCTGATTTAAGTTTGGGATTGCAATGACAAGACAAATGCTATTGAAATAAGTTTGTCAGCATTCCAGTTTATATGTTCACACTGTCAAGTTCTCCAAGTTTAGTTTGCTACTCCCCGCACTTGAAAGGGATTCTGCCTTGCTCTTGTAAGGATGAAGCAAGATtccactgtttttattttcagtattcATGTGAATATCCAGGTGAAAaccctttatatatataaaaaaaagagagataagTGAAAACTCTGGTAAAAATTCAATCACAATGACTGTTACCATTACTTAAACCTTTGCCATCAATAAGAGAGTTAGTCAAACAACAATTTAACTCTGCTACAGGTAAAAGACCAACTGTCTCTTCATAGGCAAAGcttttcagaacaaaacatAACACAAAGCTTCTGCTTCTCCCGATCTTGTGTTTCTGAGCAGTTTTATACATTCTTACTGACAATCATCAGCTGCCTTGCCTAACTATTTCAATTGCTTCCACCTGCTGTGGTGAATGCCAGTGGAGCAGACCAGCAAACCCAAACAAGTCCCTCAGTTTGCCGCAACACAGACCatgtttaaaaatcttttttaactttcagaAGTAACATTGAGTACAGGGCATTCACTGCAAAATAAAGAGTGTTCATTCAATTATCATGAAGATAATCACACGACCCATCCTAAGGCCATCTCAAAAGTTCCATCCATCAATCCCTCTTCTTCCCCTCCGGAACTAggtcgcaggggcagcagtctaagaaaagttgcccagacttccctctcccttgCCAATTCCTTCATCTTCTCTAATGTGACCCTGagacgttcccaggccagccaagagacaTAAGCTTTGTCCGAATTCACCCcgctaacccctaactactaaaaaaactgcatagcgccctggattttaaaggtaattcaggcATGATGCTCAcaacttcttttgtttttctaaagaccGGATATAACGTCATTGATTTcacaaagggaagaaaaaaaaaaaaaaaaaaacacttcgtttatttatgactctactgtgttctgatgttgtaaatgtggatggtttattcaaattttacatttaaacacgtttgaaattgttttaccgcaatgcattgtggtccacatctgtaatctagtgaccatcgatgtaagctagtttttcttcaaagacttctgggaaatttccagtgcactctattttggaattagatttggacagcactaaaaaaagtgaatgcaCTATAGTGATtaaggggggaattcggacaacCATAGTCTCTCCTGGGTCTTTGCCTAGTGCAGGGGGCTGCAACCTGCAGTTCCAGATCCACATGCGTCTCATCTCTCCATTGTGGTTCTTTGGACAAACAAGTCagagagactgctgatccagccatgtcactgtcagcagctcctgacATGATTGAATCCAAACTACCTAAAGATAATAAAACCTGTAAACTTAGACAACCAAGGTCCAAAAccaagctaaaacaaacgtcaGTGTAAGACAGCTGAGgacaaagtgaaaaacaaaattgcttttaaagatGAGGTGAGCatttatgttatatttataagttgatggctgaggtgcacatagatacactaggtttttacatccctgttgatgTTTTGATCAATGCTACCAACTGAACAGGTTTCATGTGCAAAGACAAACTCATCTTTCAGCTTAAAGCACATCTTGTGCTGGCCAGACTGGTTGGCATAGATCCATTTTGAAACTTTGAtgccatgtttttttaatgcaaagcCAACTTCCGTAAAGGCAAAAGACTACGCAGCACCTAGGGTTTGATGAATGCATTAAACAAAACCGGAAGGCTTTACTGGAGTAGTGGCGCACACCTAGAACACATCCCCAGGGATGTGTACCACCTCAACTCCTCTttggagcagcagctctacAAATCCCTGCTGCCAATTGGTcgaatacatgctggaggtcctgtcAGGATATGTGCAAAGATGACAAACCCTTTGGTCCCCAACCTCTAGCTTGTCAAATAAGTTGTCCATTAAGACCAGGCAGCACAGGACTGCTCAGCTTAATGGGTTACAGCAAAAATATCctgttaatgctcaaactgggccacagacaagTTCAAAATGACCCTCAGTGGAATACACTGGATGTTTGGGAAAACTCAAATCTGTTAAATTGATTTTTGCTTGTAAATAAGTGGAAACAGATCTGATGAATCTATACAGTGACTGCATATCTGAAACTTTCTAAAACAGAAAGAACTTCTACAACAGTTGAAATGTGCCAGCTGCATCAAGTGTGATTCTAGAATTAGAGCAAATTctgtaaagttgttttaaatgcttttatttggtCAGCTTAGCTACCAAGcctggaagaagaagaagaatatatatatatatatatatacacacacacatttacaagtTTAAAGGAACATTAAAGGCATTTTGTGTCAAATACTCACAATCCTGTCATGTTGATCTTTAAGATCTCTGCTGTTGACCATGGAAGATcttctgctgaagctgctgctgttgaGGACCTTGGTCTTCAGAAACATGCTCCTTCAAGTAGTGGATGGATTGGTAGTAGTCCTTGCCCTTCTCATGGTTCTGGCTGAAGGTGGTGTAGGTGCCAGGAGGGTACAGACCATACAGGAGCCTGTAGTCAAAGCCAGGATAAGGAGAACCCCAGAAGCCACCAAGTCCTTGGCCTGGAACAAGCACGCTGGTGAAAGCAGAGCCAGGCTGCGCCACCTCAGCCGGGTAACCAAACTCTTCCGTCTGCTGCTGGTAGTTGCCGAGTTCAGCTTCCTTCACAATATTGGAAGTCTCTCCAGACTGGAGGACAGGTccagggggaggaggagggactGGTGGCAGGAAGTCACTGGAGCCCACAGCCTGAGTATCAGCTGCTGCTTGCtcagagaaagatggaggagcAACAACCCACCTGGTTTCTGGACACACAAGACACTCGTTAGAAGGAGAAGACTCATGGAGAACATTCACTGCAGCTTTTTAAATGCAGACTCACCTGGCAGACCAGCTTGAGCAGGTCCTGGCTGTGTGGAACCAGCTCCTTCATGGAACACCAGCAAAGGAGCAGAGCCAACCATTGCTGGGCTGGTCTGAACAAACTGGGAGAAACCAGGATCCTGCACAGGGACCTGAACTGCCTCAGACACTCCTGCTGCAGGAACACTGGAAAACACAGGAACAGATCCTGTCTGAACTGGAAACACAGGGTCTCCTGCCCCAGCAGAGCTCAAGCCACTGCCTGATGGAACCATGGGATAAAACTGAGGGACATTCTGCACAAACACTGGAACTGGCTGAGAGACTCTGCTTGAATGAGAGCTGGAGTACACAGGTGCAGAGCGGCTCATCTGTGCTCCTCTGTGGGAAGCAAAGCTAGTTGCTGCTTTTTGGTCACCGCTGCTCTGATCTGTGGATTTGGAGCCTGAAAGCAGAAAGAGCACAAGTTCTGAAGATGATCACGACAGTCATCTACATGGATGAGTCAGCAAGAGGGGAACAAAACATCACCTTTGGCAGGAAAACCACATGATGGCACAACCAGCagaacaaaaagggaaaacctgaaaacattcaaagaagaaaacattacaaaaatgttgacattaaaGCTCAGAGTAGACTCTCATGTCCTACCCCAGGAAGAACCTTGAAGTCTCCATCATGAAGGCCACAGTACAGAAAGGTTCATAGCTGAAGGTTTATCAATGCTAGCAGAGACCAGTCCTGACCAATCAGAGCTTAACGAACTAATAACAGACAGCTGCTGGAGACAAACTGTCTCCCAGCTGAGTGTACATGTTTGTTTAGAATGCTTTCTAACCTGATGCAGAAtccttttttgaacatttttttacaataattttcaAACCTACTATTTTGAAATTAGCATTAtagaaaattataattttaaaagtgaTGACTCAAACTCAAAGACCTCCTCAGTCAAAACTGCTACAGTTTGGCTCATTAAATACTTACCAGATATCTAATCTGATCcgattatatttaaataatgacATTGTGCCGAAACTTTTAATTAGttcaaagtaaacaaataaacatcttCCTTGTGGGAGGATGGGTTAGAACTGGACTCAAGGGAAGGAATGGTGGTGGGGTTGATAAAGTCAGAAATCAACAGAAATCATAATATTTAAGAACATATAACTGTTAGTGTAAACTGTTTGAAAGTTAAATTCAATGATGTATTCACAGTTTTAGTatcttttctaaaatattaagattgagttgttttttaaaggttaattcCTTATCAGAAATTCAAACCATTCACCTAAAGCGAAAACACATCACGATATAAAaaaattggttatttttttttatttttgctgttttttattttttagagatgATGAGAAACCCACCAGCAGCAGATcacagctgaagatgatgaacaCACCAAAATAAGAAGATGGTGAAGTGACTGAACTTGAAGCTCACAAGGAAACAATCAAGTCACAAGATTGACGGCCACCTAAGACAACATTATTGCATGTGGGTCCATCAGATGAGTGATGGCTGCATCCACGCTACACATTAGTCGTTAAAGTTGCATttgaaatcataaaatattatttcatgGTTTTTCCCCTGAAATCCCTGCAGCGTTTTGGTTAAATACTTACATTAGAATCTGTTCgtcaaagaaaatgaatttctgCATCTACACTGCTCACTAAACTTACATGTGTTTCTGTGATTTTCTCATCAGAAAGCTGGAAATGTTCAAAAGCTCGCCCCAAACTCGATTTACGAACATTtgtgttaaagaagaattttgTTGCAGCTGTTCTCACAGCATGAAATCTATCAAATACAAATAAGTATCAAAAGTAGGACAAGTATCAGGAGTATAAGATATATCAAGAGAAGAATGGGTATCAGGAGTAGAATTTGTATCAAGAGCAGAATTAGTATCAGGAGTAGAATATTTATTAAGAGTAGAATTAGTATCAAGAGCAGAATATCTATCAGAAGTATAATAAGTATCATATCAGGGGTagaatatttttcagaaatagAATAAGTATCAGGAGTAGAATAAAAATTATGAGCAGAACAAGGAACAGTAGTAGAACAAGTACCTGAGCCCCCCTTGCTCAGTCGCCAATTGCTGGAGTTCAGCCCAGTGGACTTGAGGTTCACGCCCCTTTGCCTTCTGGTGgaggacaggtctctgactgtggttttgGCCTACGGGCCAAAGACCACTTTGGAGTACACAGCCTTCTTGGCGTCTTTTGAAGGAGTACAGGACAGTGCCCCAAAGGGGACTTAATCgccctcctgggggacttcattTATCGAGGCCAGACATGTGTACCAACTTATGTGTAACAACCTATGTGCAATATACCCATCCGGACCATGCCACTAGCCTCTACATCCCTCTCATTTCTATGTACCTGGATCATCACCTTCTTTgcctttttctctttaaatcccTCTCCATTTTATtattctgtatatttttttctaaccgCTACTTTTTTAGAAACGCTTTACTTtattacttattactttttacttgtattttttatggcGAGTTCACTGGCTTCTCATCTTTGTTGTATTGACCTGTGTTGATATTGCatatgacaaaaaaagcttcatttcaTTTCAGGATAAAAATCAGACGTGAGATGTTGCagtcatgtttctgttttgtttgttttcaaaaaacaaaaaatgacatcgTGTAAATTACCCAGTGACATCATGTCTCACAGATGATGTCACATAGACGGTGggcgggggaggagggggagatCACACACCATCTGATAGAATCAGATGATGTACATATTTAACTGTACATAATCaaatataaactgtaaaaatgtaaataaatatgatattACTCCttgtacataaaataaaaaacatcatgccaaaaactataacaaaaaatgtcatttggattcatcaaatgacattttttggcaaaatgatgcaaccacaagggggtGCAATCTAATCCCTCTTTGTGCCGATCCCAAGTCCGGGTAATTGGAGAGGGTTTTGCCAAGAAGGTCATGTGACATAAACCTAGAGAAAAATCAATCATCAAAATCACAAACAGAATTTAACAAGAACCTTTACCGGTGCTGCTGACCTGGAGGGTAGAAATCCCTGAATCTGGTGGTGAGGCTGCTGTGTTCAACCGCAGTGACAGGACGACGCCGTCAAGCTCCACTGTGCACCATTGAAAGAGCTTCAGGTGTAAGAACACAGAGTGAAAGGGGGTCaagctccatccatccatccatccatccatccatcaaacctAGACTTATTCCAGTCTTTGAGATGTTACGAGTTTTGTAATTAGCTGAGGTTTTAAGTGTTTCTTTACAAtgttcctctttaaaaaaaaaaataaataaaaataaaaaatctgcatgtAGTGATGGAAGGCTTTGGATAATCCAGATGAAGTAGTCACTAAGGGTTATCAGTGGTTGAAAGGTGATCTGGTTATCTTAGCtattttccatcagttaaatgaattcctaataaaaaacaactgctatgatgtcttccagtccggtttcagacagaaccacagcactgaaacggctctgaccaaagtgactaatgacatacgtttgaatacagacagtggaaatatgtcagtgctagttttactggatctcagtgctgcgtttgatacagtcgaccacgcaatactactcagacgactggaaaactgggagggtctcactgggccagtactaaactggttcaaaacgtacttagaaaacaggaaatattttgtgtcaattggtaacttcacttctgagccaatagaaattacatgtggagtgccccaaggctccatcctgggaccacttctgtttaacatctacatgctcccactggcccaggttataaagaacaacaacattagttaccatagctatgcagatgacacacagatatatattagactgacaccaggagaccgaggccctgtacaggctcttggtaaatgcattgaggacattaatgactggatgtgtcacaacttacttcaattaaacaaaaacaaaactgaggttattgtctttggggctaaagaaaaaaggttggacgtcactacagagcttcaatctattcaactaaaaactaccaaccaggccagaaacttgggtgtagtgatagacacagacctaaattttgataaacacattaaggcagtcactaaatcagcctattatcatctcaaaaatatctcaaggattaaagatctgatgtctaagcaggacctggagaaactagtgcatgctttcatctttagtcgacttgattactgtaacagtgtttttacaggactaccaaaaaaatccatcaggaaactgcagcttattcagaactctgctgctcgggttctcacaaggaccaagaaagtagaccacatcagtccagttctgaggtctttacactggttacctgtctgtcagaggatagactttaaagttctgttactggtttataaagctttgaatggtttagcaccaaaatacatgactgacctcctgacccagtatgtaccagccagacctctgcggtcatctggatccggtcttttatcagttcctagagtcagaactaaacatggagaagctgcattcagcttctatgctccacagatctggaacagacttccagaaaaccttagatctgctgaaacactcagtgtatttaaatccaggttaaagactcacctgttctcagttgcatttgattaatatgtattcaaaagtttacgtccgcactgtttatctatgcttgttttaaattaaaatctttttactttcttttaattttattttaatgatttgaatgatgatgaatgacatttttactatttcttttgattgtttcttttaatgttttatgtaaagcactttgaattgtttctgtacatgaaatgtgctatacaaataaacttgccttgccttgccatCGGTGTCGTACTGAACAATCAATTTTATTATtgccttgaaaaataaaatattttaaatagcaCGGcaaaattgatatattttttaaatgcaagaaGAATGACCAATGACAGCAGTTTTTTAGGTGAAATTGTTGTTAAAAGTTCAGGATTCTCACTTCCGGTGCGTCGTGCTATGGCCGCGCTGATGAGTAGCTCCATGCCAACTCGCCCTTTTAACCttgtttttagcttatttttaatACTAGTTGTCACTTTATGTAACAGCACTGCAACCTCTTGCTATGTGTACAATCGCAGCACTCTTTTAAAGCTTCGATCGAAGGTTAAGAGCGATTTTATGCCGACCTTTGTGGCATCCGCGACGGACGTACTGCCGTTCTGTTTTTCGCCAGCACTGCAAGGGAAGAAGAGCGAGAAAGAGAAAGCGAGGAAAGCGATCGGGGGTGCTGTGGAAAGCCCGGATCAGAGACAACAACCCCGCTCTCCCTACCATTCTGCTTGCTAACATGCAATCTCTGGGAAATAAACTGGAGGACCTGCACGCACGGATTTCCTTCGAGCAGGACACGGGGAGCTGCTGTGTTTTTGCCTTCACGGAAACATGGTTGGACTCATCGGTTCCCGATCACGCCGCGGCCCCAGACAACTACACCATCTACAGGTCGGACAGAACGGAGGACTCAGGCAAGTCGTGTGGAGGTGGTGTGTGCCTGATGATTAACTCGTTATGGGCCACAGATGTACGCACTGTAAAAACTCACTGTTCTCCAGTCCTGGAGCTGCTGACCATCAAAATCAGGCTGTTTTATCTGCCCAAAGAATTCAGCTCCATAATCTTAACTGTTGTATACATTCCTccccaaaatctaaaaactcaaGCTCTAGAGCAGCTGTATGGGATTATAAACGAACTTGAAAATATGCACCCGGATgcagattttattattttgggggATTTCAACAGAGCCAACATGAAAGTGGTCTTACCAAAATACTATCAGCACATTTCCCTCCCTACCAGGGGGGAGCAGACACTGGATCACTGTTACACCCCATTCAAAGATAGCTACAAACCCCTCCTCCGCCCAGCCTTTGGTATATCCGACCACAATGCAATTCTACTGCTACCAGCCTACAAACAAAGgctaaaactggaaaaaaacagttccCAAACAACTATACAAATGGAGCAATACCTCTGATGAGGTTCTACAAGACTGTTTTGAAACAACAGACTGGCAGATGTTTGCAGGCGCAGCGGATGGGGACATAAACCTGTACACACACTCAGTTGTTGGCTACATCAGAAAATGCATTGACGACACGGTCCACCAATCCACCATCTGCATGTACCCCAACCAGAAACCCTGGGTTGGACCAGTGGTGCTTGCGAAACTCAAAGCCCGCACTGCTGCCTTCAACTCAGGAAATCTTGAAACCTACAAAGCAGCCAAATGCGACATCAGAAAGACCATCAGGACTCCCCAGAGGAAGTACAGCGGAAGAGTGGAATCTGCCCAACAAAGCCATGACCCAAGACATGTGTGGCATGGATTACGCTGCATCACAGACTATAAGAGGAGGAGTGGGCCTGTGGAACTGTCCAGCGCTTCACTTCCTCATGAAATAAACACCTTCTTCGCCCGCTTTGATGCAGACCACACAGCACCTACCACCAGATTACTGGTAAATGCAGAGGACACCAAGCTCTGCATTGATACAGCCACGGTGAGACAAGCTTTAAAGAAGGTGAAGCCCCACAAATCACCAGGGCCCGACGGCATCCCCGGACGGGTGCTGAAAACCTGTGCTGACCAGCTCGCCGGGGTGTTCACTGACACCTTCAACCTGTCCCTGACTCAGTCCACCGTGCCCATCATCTTTAAGACCTCCACTGTTGTCCACATCCCAAAGACCTCCACACTTTCCTGCCTCAATGATTGCCCATAGCACTCACATCCGTAATTATGAAGTGCTTTGAACAAATAATTGAAAACTACATCTGCAGCTCCCTCCCCGACACCTTAGACCCCTTGCAGTTTGCATACGGAGCCAAGAGGTCTACAGATGACGCCATTGCCCTTGCTGTTCATACCTCACTCAGCCACCTGGAAAAAGAGAACACTTATGTTAGGATGCTCTTTGTCGACTACAGTTCCGCATTTAATACTGTAATCCCTTCCAAGCTGGTCTCCAAACTCACCATCCTGGATCGGGAGAAACCCATCTGCAGGTGGAAACAGGATTTCCTCAGCAACAGACCCCAAGCAGTGAGGATCGGCAGTCACCTCTCCACCACACATGTCCTCAACGCTGGCGCACCGCAGGGCTGTGTCCTCAGACCACTCCTGTACTCGCTGTTCACTCATGACTGCATTGCCAAGCACAGCTCCAACATCACCCTGAAGTTCGCTGATGACACCACCATCCTTGGCCTCATCTCCAACAACGATAAACACGCCTACAGAGACGAGGTGACATCACTCACCAGCTGGTGTCAGGAAAACAACCTCTCTATCAATGTCAATAAAACAAAGGAGATGATTGTGGACTTCAGGAGACATACAAACCACCACCGACCCATCCTCATTAACAACGTGGAGGTGGAGCAGGTCAGCAGCTTTAAATTCTTCCGGGTACACATCACCGAGGATCTGACATGGATGCTACACAACTACACCGTGGTAAAGAAAGCCCGTCAAAGA from Oryzias melastigma strain HK-1 linkage group LG9, ASM292280v2, whole genome shotgun sequence encodes the following:
- the LOC112148020 gene encoding uncharacterized protein LOC112148020 is translated as MMETSRFFLGFSLFVLLVVPSCGFPAKGSKSTDQSSGDQKAATSFASHRGAQMSRSAPVYSSSHSSRVSQPVPVFVQNVPQFYPMVPSGSGLSSAGAGDPVFPVQTGSVPVFSSVPAAGVSEAVQVPVQDPGFSQFVQTSPAMVGSAPLLVFHEGAGSTQPGPAQAGLPETRWVVAPPSFSEQAAADTQAVGSSDFLPPVPPPPPGPVLQSGETSNIVKEAELGNYQQQTEEFGYPAEVAQPGSAFTSVLVPGQGLGGFWGSPYPGFDYRLLYGLYPPGTYTTFSQNHEKGKDYYQSIHYLKEHVSEDQGPQQQQLQQKIFHGQQQRS